A window of the Pedobacter frigiditerrae genome harbors these coding sequences:
- a CDS encoding sensor histidine kinase: protein MKFALTLLLFCFTMPYQVGAQNQKVLDSLENVYRSSNDDKHKLKISGDLCWSYGSTNFDKALFYGKAELQLAEKLKDSASIALAYSDIGNTYTRVNNLKEALAYHLKSYNLREKLGLKAKAAGSISNIAIIYKQMGNFKDALDYMHRSLKIYEAANDELRQALVLSNIGNVYMNYEKYSAAKESYDRVIILAKKNNSSSSLASAYSGLMKYYFQLKQYDKALQNGLLAARYLKQLDMKADLAAVENTIGQVYFEKGKYVEAMKYYSNSLEFRLFMKDKLGIASCYKNIGACYAELKDFPTAEQYVNQSIVLFKELNSKDYLREAYDILGDIYEAKQDYITSLKFFKESAAMKDSIYNKQSTDKINELQIAYQTEKKMQQIVLLNQENKIQKLVLFKRNIFLGVALAALVITILLGFLLYNSIKLKQAARLQAEVIKQQDMATKAVLNAEENERKRISGELHDGLGQMFSAVKMNLSALTEDLSFKNAQSEKMFSKTLNLIDESCKEVRSISHQMAPNVLLKSGLATAIRDFISKIDSRKLKIKLETFGLQERLDKSIETVLYRVIQETVNNVIKHAGANSLDIQLTKDEEGINAMIEDNGKGFDITQLEKFEGIGLKNIRSRVEYLKGTVDFSSSPGSGTLVAIYIPL from the coding sequence ATGAAATTTGCGCTCACTCTCTTATTGTTTTGCTTTACAATGCCTTATCAAGTAGGTGCTCAAAATCAAAAGGTTTTGGATAGCTTGGAAAACGTGTATCGTTCATCAAATGATGATAAACATAAACTTAAAATTTCTGGAGATTTATGCTGGAGTTATGGCAGTACTAATTTTGATAAAGCTCTTTTTTATGGTAAGGCAGAGTTGCAATTAGCAGAGAAATTGAAAGATAGTGCCTCAATAGCATTGGCCTATAGTGATATCGGCAATACCTATACAAGGGTTAACAACTTAAAAGAAGCTTTAGCTTATCATTTAAAATCGTATAATTTAAGAGAGAAATTAGGCTTAAAAGCAAAAGCGGCGGGCTCAATTTCAAATATTGCAATTATATATAAGCAAATGGGCAATTTTAAAGATGCCTTGGATTATATGCACCGTTCTCTTAAAATTTATGAGGCAGCTAATGATGAATTAAGACAAGCCTTAGTTTTAAGCAATATTGGTAATGTTTACATGAATTATGAAAAATATAGCGCAGCCAAAGAAAGCTATGATCGTGTAATTATTTTGGCAAAAAAGAACAATTCAAGTTCATCATTAGCTAGTGCTTATTCTGGACTAATGAAATACTATTTTCAGTTAAAGCAATATGATAAGGCTTTGCAAAACGGTTTATTGGCAGCAAGGTATTTAAAACAGCTTGATATGAAAGCAGATTTAGCAGCGGTAGAGAATACAATTGGACAGGTTTATTTCGAAAAGGGTAAATATGTTGAGGCAATGAAATATTATAGCAATTCATTAGAGTTTAGATTGTTTATGAAAGATAAATTGGGAATCGCTTCTTGCTATAAAAACATAGGTGCTTGTTATGCAGAGCTGAAAGATTTTCCAACAGCAGAGCAGTACGTAAATCAAAGTATTGTACTTTTTAAAGAATTAAACTCTAAAGATTATTTACGGGAAGCCTACGATATATTAGGAGATATTTATGAAGCAAAACAAGACTACATTACATCATTAAAGTTCTTTAAGGAAAGTGCTGCAATGAAAGATAGCATTTACAACAAACAGTCTACAGACAAAATAAATGAATTGCAAATTGCTTATCAAACCGAGAAGAAAATGCAGCAAATCGTGTTGCTTAACCAAGAAAATAAAATACAGAAATTAGTTTTATTTAAGAGGAATATATTTTTAGGGGTTGCTTTGGCTGCATTAGTTATCACTATTTTGTTAGGGTTTTTGCTATATAACAGCATAAAATTAAAACAAGCGGCAAGATTGCAAGCGGAAGTAATCAAGCAACAAGATATGGCAACTAAAGCGGTCCTTAATGCTGAAGAAAATGAAAGAAAACGAATTTCTGGTGAATTACATGATGGTCTCGGTCAAATGTTTTCAGCTGTAAAAATGAACCTTTCAGCACTAACAGAAGATTTGAGCTTTAAAAATGCACAAAGTGAGAAAATGTTTAGTAAGACTTTAAATCTAATAGATGAAAGTTGTAAAGAAGTAAGATCAATCTCGCACCAGATGGCGCCAAATGTTTTGTTAAAATCAGGGTTGGCGACAGCAATTAGAGATTTTATCAGTAAAATAGATTCGAGGAAATTGAAAATCAAACTTGAAACATTTGGGCTTCAAGAAAGATTGGACAAGAGCATAGAAACTGTTTTATACAGAGTGATACAAGAGACAGTTAATAATGTCATTAAACATGCTGGTGCAAACTCACTAGATATTCAATTAACCAAAGATGAAGAAGGAATTAATGCAATGATAGAGGATAATGGAAAGGGGTTTGATATTACACAGCTTGAGAAGTTTGAAGGCATTGGTTTAAAAAACATTAGGAGCAGGGTTGAATATCTGAAAGGAACTGTTGATTTCTCTTCTTCTCCTGGTTCTGGTACGCTTGTGGCAATCTATATTCCTTTATAA
- a CDS encoding sensor histidine kinase, whose product MKNPFISKIVYLIVALMCCFSSAFAQQSKIDSLTKIVSKTGTNLAYIDALNSLAWMLSKTDSAKATNYAIKAKNLATSKKYTNGLAEAYKSIGNVQSYKNHTSAAVENFLISNDYYTKLDNKMQIGANYNNIGMAYKIVGNLNQALVYFQKAEKIHRSGKDIEATSTILNNLGALHYDLGNYNKAIEYYIECTKLMDKIKRPKENAQTFINIGNVLRLQKNFKEAFSYYDKAIKILIDFNDQLNLGIAYLNLANVHIEQSAYDKAITIINLSLNAFEKANFKRGVQICYNNLGAIYLRQEKYKQAIPFLEKSIKIVEESKNFAGLALVQQNIGYAYTKLKDFKKAEEWFDKSYATALKYNKANMSTFAEIYNHRSSLDSAMGNFQQAFFIREKYRNIKDSLLNDKLSKQINELNTKYQTEKKQQEIALLNNKNLIQGLELNKSKLEIQNQELENERNVFKIGSQTLLLQKNKILLDRKQLEAKAKAQQIKLLASQNNVQKLELLKRNIFLGIIAGALLITILLSYLFYNRYKLKQEARLHEEVITQQDLATKAVLNAEENERKRISGELHDGLGQMFSAVKLNLSALTDGLSFKDEHTKEMFGKTMNLVDESCKEVRVISHQMAPNVLLKSGLAAAVRDFINKIDSRKLKINLETFGLLERLDQNIETVLYRVIQETVNNVIKHSGANALDIQLNKDEEGINAMIEDNGKGFEANQIEKFEGIGLKNIRTRVTFLKGTVDFSSSPGQGTLIAIFIPF is encoded by the coding sequence ATGAAAAATCCCTTCATATCTAAAATTGTTTACCTAATAGTGGCATTAATGTGCTGCTTTTCAAGCGCTTTCGCTCAACAATCAAAAATAGATAGCCTTACCAAAATTGTTTCTAAAACAGGAACCAATCTTGCTTACATAGATGCCTTGAATAGCTTAGCTTGGATGCTTTCCAAAACAGATTCAGCAAAGGCAACTAATTATGCTATAAAAGCAAAAAATTTGGCTACTAGTAAAAAATATACAAATGGTCTTGCAGAAGCCTACAAGTCTATCGGCAATGTCCAGTCCTATAAAAATCATACTTCTGCCGCCGTAGAAAATTTTCTAATTTCTAATGATTATTATACCAAGCTGGATAATAAAATGCAGATTGGTGCTAATTACAATAATATAGGAATGGCTTATAAAATTGTAGGCAATCTAAATCAAGCATTAGTTTATTTTCAAAAAGCAGAAAAAATTCATCGTTCTGGAAAAGATATTGAAGCTACATCTACAATACTAAATAACTTGGGAGCTCTTCATTATGATTTAGGCAATTATAATAAAGCCATTGAATATTACATTGAGTGTACTAAACTAATGGATAAGATTAAGAGGCCAAAAGAAAATGCCCAAACTTTTATAAACATTGGTAATGTACTCAGGCTTCAGAAAAATTTTAAGGAAGCTTTTTCATATTATGACAAGGCAATAAAAATATTAATAGATTTTAACGACCAATTAAATTTAGGCATTGCTTATTTAAACCTAGCAAATGTACACATCGAGCAATCTGCTTATGATAAGGCTATTACGATAATAAATTTAAGCCTTAACGCATTTGAAAAAGCAAACTTTAAGCGAGGAGTTCAGATTTGCTATAATAATTTAGGTGCAATATATCTACGGCAAGAAAAATATAAACAAGCAATTCCCTTTTTGGAGAAATCTATTAAAATAGTCGAAGAATCTAAGAATTTCGCTGGATTGGCATTGGTTCAACAAAATATTGGTTACGCTTATACAAAGCTCAAGGATTTTAAAAAAGCTGAAGAATGGTTTGATAAATCATACGCAACTGCATTAAAATATAATAAAGCTAATATGAGCACTTTTGCCGAAATATATAACCACAGGTCTTCTTTAGATTCTGCAATGGGGAATTTTCAGCAAGCTTTTTTTATTAGAGAGAAGTATAGAAATATTAAGGATAGCTTACTTAACGACAAATTAAGTAAACAAATTAATGAGCTTAATACGAAGTATCAAACTGAAAAAAAACAGCAAGAAATCGCATTATTAAACAATAAAAACCTCATCCAAGGGCTCGAATTAAACAAGTCGAAACTAGAAATTCAAAACCAAGAACTAGAGAACGAAAGAAATGTTTTCAAGATTGGTTCTCAAACATTATTACTTCAAAAAAATAAAATCCTTTTGGATAGAAAACAATTAGAAGCAAAGGCAAAAGCACAACAAATTAAGTTATTAGCCTCACAAAATAACGTTCAAAAACTAGAGTTATTGAAGAGAAACATCTTTCTTGGAATTATTGCAGGAGCATTGCTCATTACTATATTATTGAGCTATCTGTTTTACAATCGCTATAAGCTAAAGCAAGAAGCTCGTTTGCACGAGGAAGTAATTACTCAGCAAGATTTGGCTACAAAGGCAGTGTTAAATGCTGAAGAGAATGAACGGAAACGTATTTCTGGAGAGTTACATGATGGCTTAGGCCAAATGTTTTCTGCTGTTAAATTGAATTTATCTGCTTTAACAGATGGCTTAAGTTTTAAAGATGAGCACACGAAGGAAATGTTTGGTAAAACAATGAATTTGGTTGATGAAAGCTGTAAAGAAGTTAGGGTAATATCACACCAAATGGCACCTAATGTTTTGCTGAAATCGGGATTAGCAGCTGCGGTTAGAGATTTCATTAATAAGATTGATTCTCGCAAACTAAAGATTAATCTAGAAACCTTTGGTCTACTAGAGCGCCTAGACCAAAATATTGAAACCGTTCTATACAGGGTGATACAGGAAACAGTAAATAACGTGATTAAACATTCTGGAGCAAACGCCTTGGATATTCAATTAAATAAAGATGAAGAAGGTATAAACGCAATGATTGAAGATAATGGAAAAGGTTTTGAAGCCAATCAAATAGAAAAATTTGAAGGCATCGGACTGAAGAACATTCGTACTCGTGTTACGTTTTTAAAGGGTACCGTAGATTTTTCATCAAGCCCTGGCCAAGGAACTTTGATTGCAATTTTTATCCCTTTTTAG
- a CDS encoding isoaspartyl peptidase/L-asparaginase, producing the protein MKVIIHGGFFSESSTNQETKKAKQDALASIVEKAYQYLKTHSALQTVVYTVALLEDNELFNAGIGSQIQSDGKVRLSASLMDGKTQKFSGVINLEDVKNPIEVAEKLLSYDDRVLSGEGALAFARDNGFDYFNPITAQRQAEYQEKLNQQERKGTVGCVALDADGNLAVATSTGGKGFEIPCRVSDSATVAGNFANEFAGISCTGVGEDIVSGALAAKIVTRVTDGFTLQAACDKSFSELKPFDGFAGVVGISAKGEIYHCDSHPYMVWASFDGNLQVFN; encoded by the coding sequence ATGAAAGTTATTATACATGGTGGTTTTTTTAGTGAATCATCTACCAATCAAGAAACAAAAAAGGCTAAACAAGATGCATTAGCTTCAATTGTAGAAAAAGCATATCAATACTTAAAAACACATTCGGCTTTGCAAACTGTGGTTTATACGGTTGCTTTATTAGAAGATAATGAGCTTTTTAATGCAGGCATTGGTTCTCAAATACAAAGCGATGGCAAGGTTCGTTTAAGTGCTTCTTTAATGGATGGCAAAACCCAAAAATTTAGTGGAGTTATCAACCTTGAAGATGTTAAAAATCCGATTGAAGTTGCGGAAAAGCTCCTTTCTTATGATGATAGAGTTTTAAGTGGAGAAGGCGCTTTAGCTTTTGCTCGTGATAATGGGTTTGACTATTTTAATCCAATTACCGCACAGCGACAAGCAGAATATCAAGAAAAATTAAATCAGCAAGAAAGAAAAGGAACAGTTGGTTGCGTAGCATTAGATGCAGATGGAAATCTGGCAGTTGCCACCTCTACTGGTGGAAAAGGTTTCGAAATTCCTTGCAGGGTAAGTGATTCTGCAACTGTAGCTGGTAATTTTGCCAATGAGTTTGCGGGTATTTCCTGTACTGGTGTTGGAGAAGATATTGTGAGTGGAGCTTTGGCTGCTAAAATTGTAACTCGTGTTACCGATGGTTTTACTTTACAAGCTGCCTGCGATAAATCATTCTCAGAATTAAAACCTTTTGATGGTTTTGCTGGAGTTGTTGGGATATCTGCCAAAGGCGAAATTTATCATTGCGATTCACATCCCTACATGGTTTGGGCATCTTTCGACGGTAATTTGCAAGTGTTTAACTAA
- a CDS encoding cyanophycinase gives MAPKGKLIIIGGAINTGSFAETQFGLPQNMNFFERGILKRITTESIKGNDSRFEIMTTASLIPVKVGEEYIKAFAQLDVHDVGVMNIGSREEANKPEYAERIKLADVIIFTGGDQLRLTSIFGGTEIHRVLLDKYQNTEFVIAGTSAGAAASSKNMIYQGSSKDALLKGEVKITGGLGFIDDVIVDTHFVQRGRIGRLLYAAASNPGILGIGLGEDTGLYIQGNTMEAIGSGMVILVDGRHMADTNLTDVEMGQPVSIKNMIVHVMCDGDIYDLTTHQLVIHHPKVVPTE, from the coding sequence ATGGCTCCAAAAGGTAAATTAATAATAATTGGTGGTGCAATAAATACCGGAAGTTTTGCGGAAACGCAGTTCGGTTTGCCACAAAACATGAACTTTTTTGAGCGTGGAATTTTAAAAAGAATTACTACAGAATCTATAAAAGGTAATGATTCGCGGTTCGAAATTATGACAACCGCATCTTTAATTCCGGTAAAAGTAGGCGAAGAATACATTAAGGCTTTTGCACAGTTAGATGTACATGATGTTGGCGTAATGAATATTGGAAGTAGAGAAGAGGCCAATAAACCAGAATATGCAGAGCGAATTAAATTAGCTGATGTAATTATTTTTACTGGCGGAGACCAATTACGCTTGACTTCTATTTTCGGAGGAACAGAAATTCATCGTGTTTTGCTGGATAAATACCAAAACACAGAGTTTGTAATTGCAGGTACATCAGCAGGTGCTGCAGCAAGTTCTAAAAATATGATTTACCAAGGAAGCAGTAAAGATGCCTTGCTAAAAGGTGAGGTTAAAATTACTGGTGGATTAGGTTTTATAGATGACGTAATTGTTGACACCCACTTTGTTCAACGTGGTAGAATTGGCCGTTTATTATATGCTGCAGCAAGTAATCCTGGTATATTGGGGATTGGTTTAGGCGAAGATACTGGTTTGTATATTCAAGGAAATACAATGGAAGCCATAGGTTCTGGGATGGTTATTTTAGTTGATGGTCGCCACATGGCTGATACAAATTTAACTGACGTAGAAATGGGTCAGCCGGTCTCCATTAAAAATATGATTGTTCATGTCATGTGTGATGGAGATATTTATGATTTGACTACACACCAATTAGTTATTCATCATCCAAAAGTTGTACCAACGGAATAA
- the cphA gene encoding cyanophycin synthetase produces the protein MKILGIQVLRGPNIWSINRKKLIQMRLDLEELEQRPTNVIEGFRERIEKLIPSLQTHRCSKGAPGGFLERIEEGTWMGHVIEHIALEIQTLAGMDTGFGRTRQTKTEGIYNVVFSYLEEKAGVYAAEASVNIAEALINDKEYDLEHDIQRMRELRESERLGPSTGSIVDEAIARDIPWIRLNKSSLVQLGYGKNQVRFRATMTERTSSIAVDIAGNKDETKRLLSDAAIPVAKGVTASTLDDVHDAIKRVGFPLVFKPLDGNHGKGATINVKNEEEAIAAFHYAKEYSRRIIVEKFITGHDFRVLVIDHKMVAAALRVPAHVKGDGKSTIQQLIDKENEDPRRGYGHENVLTEITVDRDTEDLLEKKGYTLETVAPKGEIVYLKSTANLSTGGTSIDVTDQVHPQNVFICERISRIVGLDICGIDIMAQNLTEPLTENGGVVLEVNAAPGFRMHLAPSEGLPRNVAAPVIDMLYPPGKSARIPIIAVTGTNGKTTTTRLIAHIVKNNGSRVGFTTSDGIYVQNTLLMKGDTTGPFSAEFILKDPTVEVAVLETARGGILRAGLGFNQCDIGVVTNIQEDHLGISDINTLDDLTRVKAVIIGAVKRTGWAVLNADNSYCLKIAESASCNVAYFSMDEKNPVIKEHSKKGGISAIYENGYVTIKKGDWKIRVEKATHIPLTFNGSVDFMIQNVLAATLTTFLWGYKTEDIRMSLETFIPSAAHTPGRMNVFKFKDFKILVDFAHNPDGFNGIKAYLQTVAATEHVGVISGTGDRRDEDIIETARIAAQMFDKVVICQEKYLRGRKQQELIDLLVKGLKEVKPNIPIEINNNGEDCMKNLVNNAKSGSFITILSDTIDNAIQKATYYLDKELDKK, from the coding sequence ATGAAGATATTAGGCATACAAGTGCTAAGAGGACCGAATATTTGGTCTATAAACAGAAAGAAATTAATCCAAATGCGTTTAGATTTGGAAGAGCTTGAGCAACGCCCAACAAACGTTATTGAAGGTTTTAGAGAAAGAATTGAAAAGTTAATTCCGAGTTTGCAAACTCATCGTTGCTCTAAAGGCGCACCTGGAGGGTTTTTAGAACGTATTGAAGAAGGGACCTGGATGGGACATGTGATAGAACATATTGCTTTGGAAATTCAAACCTTAGCAGGAATGGATACAGGTTTTGGCAGAACTCGCCAAACAAAAACAGAAGGAATTTATAATGTTGTTTTCAGTTACCTTGAAGAAAAAGCTGGCGTTTATGCAGCAGAAGCTTCAGTTAACATTGCAGAAGCTTTAATAAATGATAAAGAATATGACCTTGAACATGACATCCAAAGGATGCGTGAATTAAGAGAATCTGAAAGGCTTGGACCAAGTACTGGTTCTATTGTTGATGAAGCCATTGCAAGAGATATCCCTTGGATAAGGTTAAACAAAAGTTCGTTAGTGCAATTGGGTTATGGTAAAAACCAAGTTCGTTTTAGGGCTACCATGACTGAAAGAACAAGTAGCATTGCTGTTGATATTGCGGGTAATAAGGATGAAACTAAACGTTTATTAAGTGATGCCGCTATCCCTGTTGCTAAAGGTGTTACTGCCTCCACACTCGATGATGTTCATGACGCCATTAAAAGAGTTGGCTTTCCGTTAGTATTTAAACCATTGGATGGAAACCACGGAAAAGGAGCAACCATAAACGTAAAAAATGAAGAAGAAGCCATCGCAGCTTTTCATTATGCTAAAGAATATTCTCGAAGGATTATTGTAGAGAAATTTATAACTGGCCACGATTTTAGAGTATTAGTTATTGATCATAAAATGGTTGCCGCCGCCTTACGTGTGCCTGCCCATGTAAAAGGTGATGGAAAAAGCACTATTCAACAATTAATTGATAAAGAAAATGAAGACCCTCGTCGTGGTTATGGCCATGAAAATGTACTTACAGAAATAACCGTTGACCGCGATACTGAAGACTTATTAGAGAAAAAAGGTTATACATTAGAAACTGTAGCACCAAAGGGAGAAATCGTTTACTTAAAATCTACTGCAAACTTAAGTACTGGCGGCACTTCTATTGACGTAACCGACCAAGTTCACCCTCAAAATGTTTTTATCTGCGAAAGAATTTCTAGAATTGTTGGTTTAGATATTTGTGGTATTGATATCATGGCGCAAAATTTAACTGAGCCATTAACGGAAAACGGAGGTGTAGTTTTAGAAGTAAATGCCGCACCAGGATTTAGAATGCACTTGGCTCCAAGCGAAGGTTTACCTCGTAATGTAGCAGCTCCAGTAATTGATATGTTATATCCTCCTGGAAAATCTGCCCGTATTCCAATCATCGCGGTTACTGGCACAAATGGAAAAACTACAACTACTCGTTTAATTGCTCACATTGTGAAAAATAATGGTAGCAGGGTTGGTTTTACCACATCTGATGGAATTTATGTGCAAAACACCTTGTTGATGAAAGGCGATACAACAGGTCCGTTTAGTGCAGAGTTTATTTTAAAAGACCCAACGGTAGAAGTTGCTGTTTTAGAAACCGCAAGAGGCGGAATTTTGCGTGCTGGTTTAGGCTTTAATCAGTGTGATATTGGTGTAGTAACTAATATTCAGGAAGACCATCTGGGTATTTCCGATATAAATACATTGGATGATTTAACAAGAGTAAAAGCCGTAATTATTGGCGCTGTTAAAAGAACAGGCTGGGCAGTTTTAAATGCTGACAATTCTTACTGCCTAAAAATTGCAGAAAGTGCTAGTTGCAATGTAGCGTATTTTAGTATGGATGAAAAAAATCCAGTAATTAAAGAACACAGTAAAAAAGGAGGTATTTCTGCTATTTACGAAAATGGTTATGTTACTATTAAAAAAGGAGATTGGAAAATCCGTGTCGAAAAAGCTACGCACATTCCTTTAACATTTAATGGCTCTGTTGATTTCATGATACAAAATGTTTTAGCAGCAACCTTAACTACGTTTTTATGGGGTTATAAAACCGAGGATATTAGAATGTCTCTAGAAACATTTATTCCTTCTGCCGCACATACACCTGGTAGGATGAATGTTTTTAAGTTTAAAGACTTTAAAATCTTAGTTGATTTTGCGCACAACCCTGATGGTTTTAATGGCATCAAGGCTTACTTACAAACTGTTGCCGCAACAGAACATGTTGGTGTAATTTCGGGCACAGGCGATAGAAGAGATGAAGATATTATAGAAACAGCTCGTATTGCAGCTCAAATGTTCGATAAAGTTGTCATCTGTCAAGAAAAATATCTTCGCGGTCGAAAACAACAGGAACTTATAGACCTATTGGTAAAAGGATTGAAAGAAGTAAAACCAAACATCCCGATTGAGATTAATAACAATGGAGAAGATTGTATGAAGAACCTAGTTAACAATGCAAAATCTGGTTCATTCATCACAATTTTAAGTGATACCATTGATAATGCTATTCAAAAGGCAACTTATTATTTAGATAAGGAATTAGATAAAAAATAA
- a CDS encoding OmpA family protein: MGKILRTQKLTTFSELLIVIAVIGAILAGVYYASPGIRTSISKQLSGMDVNQTDVNNVTNAEKIEIPSKDISTEVSEKPLVRIAGYAWNAQSGIIVANGGPKTTKGSLMEKNGVNLEIIRQDWLSELRNMQMKFIEEFDKGQAFPSSDKSVFAVMIMGDGAPFYISSVQKALDEKYGKDKYHLQVMGVVGMSYGEDKLIGPPSWKSDPKSMKGAVISAVLGDGDWVTTVNYCFANGLKVNPDPTTYDADAVNIYPSENDDYIKSAEELIKSQTTGWTVSLKEVVNGKLTGKTVSRKIDGCATWTPGDKTVFDKLSGFIDIVSTKEFNNQMPTAVIGVKEWATKNPEIVSNILKSALVASNQIKNYEDWKVRASEAITDTYKMETPEYWYKMFKGQSATKNGLTYNMGGSKVFNYADAMQYFGLTDGVNRYKSVYNQVSGYLKDLNPFGFNENVGEVVPYDQAVNLFFLKNINDIESTSADKADYSNQATEVVASGEWKINFNSGSAEISSTSSKEVEKIYNLLVQAENTKLTVVGHTDNVGNPDGNLALSKSRAQAVVDYLKQKGIPASRFQLIDGKGQNEPLSSNNTPAGKALNRRVVITLLK; this comes from the coding sequence ATGGGAAAAATATTAAGAACGCAGAAATTAACAACATTTTCAGAACTACTAATTGTTATAGCAGTTATTGGGGCTATTTTGGCTGGTGTATATTATGCGTCGCCAGGGATAAGAACATCTATATCTAAACAACTATCTGGTATGGATGTTAACCAAACCGATGTTAATAACGTTACTAATGCCGAGAAAATTGAAATACCATCTAAAGATATTTCTACTGAAGTAAGCGAAAAACCTTTGGTTAGAATTGCTGGTTACGCATGGAATGCACAATCAGGAATTATAGTAGCTAATGGTGGGCCAAAAACCACTAAAGGTTCATTAATGGAGAAAAACGGAGTGAACCTTGAGATTATTCGTCAGGATTGGCTTTCGGAACTTCGCAATATGCAAATGAAATTTATTGAAGAGTTTGATAAAGGTCAAGCTTTCCCTAGTTCTGACAAAAGTGTTTTTGCAGTAATGATAATGGGCGATGGAGCTCCTTTCTATATCAGCTCTGTTCAGAAAGCTTTAGACGAAAAATATGGTAAAGATAAATACCATTTACAGGTTATGGGTGTAGTTGGTATGAGTTATGGTGAGGATAAATTAATCGGCCCACCAAGCTGGAAATCTGATCCTAAATCTATGAAAGGTGCTGTTATATCTGCTGTATTAGGTGATGGTGACTGGGTAACAACTGTTAACTATTGTTTCGCGAATGGATTGAAAGTAAATCCAGACCCTACTACTTACGATGCAGATGCTGTTAATATTTATCCATCAGAAAATGATGATTACATTAAATCTGCAGAAGAATTAATCAAATCTCAAACTACTGGATGGACTGTTTCTTTAAAGGAAGTTGTAAATGGTAAATTAACTGGCAAGACAGTAAGTAGAAAAATTGATGGTTGTGCAACTTGGACTCCTGGAGATAAAACGGTTTTCGATAAACTTTCTGGCTTTATTGATATTGTTTCTACCAAAGAGTTTAATAACCAAATGCCAACCGCTGTAATTGGTGTTAAAGAATGGGCTACTAAAAATCCAGAAATTGTTTCTAACATCTTAAAATCAGCATTGGTTGCTTCTAACCAAATTAAAAATTACGAAGATTGGAAAGTTAGAGCTTCTGAAGCAATTACAGATACTTATAAAATGGAAACACCAGAATACTGGTACAAAATGTTTAAAGGTCAATCTGCAACTAAAAATGGCTTAACTTACAACATGGGTGGTTCAAAAGTATTTAACTACGCTGATGCAATGCAATATTTTGGTTTAACTGATGGTGTTAACAGATATAAATCGGTGTACAATCAAGTTTCTGGCTATTTAAAAGATTTAAATCCATTCGGCTTTAATGAAAACGTGGGCGAAGTTGTGCCATATGACCAAGCTGTTAATTTATTCTTCTTAAAAAACATCAATGATATTGAGTCAACTTCAGCTGATAAGGCAGATTATAGCAATCAGGCTACTGAGGTTGTAGCTTCAGGTGAGTGGAAAATCAATTTCAATAGTGGTAGTGCAGAAATTTCAAGTACTTCAAGTAAAGAAGTTGAAAAAATTTATAACCTATTGGTGCAAGCAGAAAACACAAAACTTACAGTGGTTGGCCATACAGATAATGTAGGTAACCCTGATGGAAACTTAGCGCTTTCGAAAAGTAGGGCACAAGCTGTTGTAGATTATCTGAAGCAGAAAGGGATTCCTGCAAGCCGTTTCCAACTGATAGATGGTAAAGGGCAAAACGAACCTCTATCATCAAATAATACCCCAGCTGGTAAAGCATTAAATAGGCGTGTTGTAATTACCTTATTAAAATAA